From the Schistocerca americana isolate TAMUIC-IGC-003095 unplaced genomic scaffold, iqSchAmer2.1 HiC_scaffold_335, whole genome shotgun sequence genome, one window contains:
- the LOC124580596 gene encoding histone H1-like: protein KSASSAKKPRAKPAHPRTSEMVTAAIKSLKERGGSSLQAIKKYIAAHYKLDAEKLAPFIKKYLKSAVVAGELVQTKGKGASGSFKLAGAGGGGAAEGGKARAGGAKKKRAAPASKEKKGARAAGAKKAGGVKAATGRKAGAAKKASAASAAPAGAKKAAAAKPAKAKSPSKAKKAAKVPTKKPKAPRPKKATTPSKAKASP from the coding sequence aagtctgcgtcgtctgcgaagaagccgcgcgccaagcctgcgcacccgcgcacctctgagatggtgacggccgccatcaagagtctgaaggagcgcggcgggtcgtcgctgcaggcgatcaagaagtacatagccgcgcactacaagctggacgcggagaagctggcgccgtttatcaagaagtacctcaagtcggccgtcgtggcgggcgagctggtgcagacgaaggggaagggcgcgtccggctcgttcaagcttgccggcgccggcggcgggggggcggccgagggcggcaaggctcgtgctggcggtgccaagaagaagcgcgccgctccggccagcaaggagaagaagggcgcccgtgcggccggcgcaaagaaggctggtggcgtgaaggcggcgaccggtcggaaggcgggcgccgccaagaaggcgtctgcggcgtcggccgctcccgcgggtgcgaagaaggcggctgcggccaagccggccaaggccaagtcgccgtcgaaggcgaagaaggccgccaaggttccgacgaagaagccgaaggcgccgcgcccgaagaaggcgacgacgccgtctaaggcgaaggcttcgccc